The Corallococcus soli genome has a window encoding:
- a CDS encoding C39 family peptidase, with product MRAALEHAQRRARLQAAAEEHRPSADDLRKALLHAKLKDAGEALRDASGAPSRCDVREAFQRAVLHQRLREAGATAMEHLARREKMNDLRQALGSLPGAPPPQDPATTPYTLQPGDTVGDLAWGLMQQGVPGPVEAIANQIVQLNGLTNPDLIIAGETLQLPTAPGTQGPATGSPDGGTGVGTESPDGGTGTGTGSPGGGTTAPGERYPVPSIKQMSSEGNEDNWNQASNCGPTTMAMILQGYGIGTELSDGAHINQLGQGVGITADGVGYPAIQQMATNNGLTSEWNPGTDVSWIQQQLESGNLVAVNGESNVMLQNEQPAFTSGNFSGGHWIAVTGMTPEGNFIVHDPSSTVTELTPGELERFLAQHHDGGHSVAIHPPPGAAPTQAPSTDVTAQGQALESVRLAPGAMSLAESGFAGQGEFLTRMADTYDVPIDLALAMLWKESQWGTAGASVGANNPGNLKFVGQEGAYEAFQSPGAYGSFAGWSTLEEGIEAYFKLLGTHYRAELDSGDWTALVNRYAPPSENDSGLYVQQVYDYAATVRRQLGLE from the coding sequence GTGCGAGCCGCGCTGGAACATGCCCAGCGGCGTGCCCGGCTCCAGGCGGCGGCGGAGGAGCACCGGCCCTCGGCGGATGACCTCCGCAAGGCCCTGCTGCACGCGAAGCTCAAGGACGCGGGCGAAGCCCTGCGGGATGCTTCGGGGGCTCCGTCCCGGTGCGACGTGCGCGAGGCGTTCCAGCGCGCCGTGCTGCACCAGCGCCTGCGGGAGGCGGGCGCGACCGCGATGGAGCACCTGGCGCGTCGCGAGAAGATGAACGACCTGCGACAGGCCCTGGGGTCCCTGCCCGGGGCCCCACCGCCGCAGGACCCGGCCACGACGCCCTACACCCTCCAGCCGGGCGACACCGTGGGGGACCTGGCCTGGGGCCTGATGCAGCAGGGCGTGCCGGGCCCAGTGGAGGCCATCGCGAACCAGATCGTCCAGCTCAACGGCCTCACCAACCCGGACCTGATCATCGCGGGTGAGACGCTCCAGCTCCCCACCGCTCCAGGCACCCAGGGCCCGGCCACGGGCTCCCCCGACGGCGGCACCGGCGTGGGGACGGAGTCCCCCGACGGCGGCACCGGAACCGGAACGGGGTCCCCCGGCGGCGGCACGACGGCCCCCGGGGAGCGCTACCCGGTGCCGTCCATCAAGCAGATGTCCTCCGAGGGCAACGAGGACAACTGGAACCAGGCCTCCAACTGCGGCCCCACCACGATGGCGATGATCCTCCAGGGCTACGGCATCGGCACGGAGCTGTCGGACGGCGCGCACATCAACCAGTTGGGCCAGGGCGTGGGCATCACCGCGGACGGCGTGGGCTACCCGGCCATCCAGCAGATGGCCACGAACAACGGCCTCACCTCCGAGTGGAACCCCGGCACCGACGTGTCGTGGATCCAGCAGCAGTTGGAGTCCGGCAACCTGGTGGCCGTCAACGGTGAGAGCAACGTGATGCTGCAGAACGAGCAGCCCGCGTTCACCTCCGGCAACTTCAGCGGCGGCCATTGGATCGCCGTCACGGGCATGACGCCCGAGGGCAACTTCATCGTCCATGACCCCTCCAGCACGGTGACGGAGCTGACGCCCGGTGAGCTGGAGCGCTTCCTCGCGCAGCACCACGACGGCGGCCACTCCGTCGCCATCCACCCGCCCCCGGGCGCGGCGCCGACGCAGGCCCCCTCCACGGACGTGACGGCCCAGGGCCAGGCGCTGGAGTCGGTGCGTCTGGCGCCGGGCGCCATGTCCCTCGCGGAGTCCGGCTTCGCGGGCCAGGGCGAGTTCCTGACGCGGATGGCCGACACGTACGACGTGCCCATCGACCTGGCGCTCGCGATGCTGTGGAAGGAGTCGCAGTGGGGCACCGCGGGCGCGTCCGTCGGGGCGAACAACCCGGGCAACCTCAAGTTCGTGGGCCAGGAGGGCGCCTACGAAGCCTTCCAGTCCCCCGGTGCCTACGGCAGCTTCGCGGGCTGGTCCACGCTGGAAGAGGGCATCGAGGCGTACTTCAAGCTGCTGGGCACGCACTACCGCGCGGAGCTCGACAGCGGGGACTGGACGGCGCTCG
- the serC gene encoding 3-phosphoserine/phosphohydroxythreonine transaminase: MRVINFNAGPAGLPLPALEQAREELLDFHGTGMSVMEHSHRGKDYEGVHDEAVALLTELLGIPDTHQVLFLTGGASQQFAQVPMNFLTPGASADYLMTGVWSEKALDEAKYYGAPRIAATTVQADKRYQRVPKASELQLDPKAAYVHLTSNNTIFGSQWHTFPDVGRVPLVADMSSDFLWKPTDVSRFALIYAGAQKNLGPSGVTLIIAAKDFIAKGRKDIPKYFRYSTHAENNSLYNTPPTLAIYLVRNVLAWVKGLGGLPALEQRNREKADALYGAIDRNPGFYRAPVERESRSVMNVVFHLPTEELDAAFVAQAKQAQMVGLKGHRTAGGIRVSMYNAVSPQDVKTLTSFMDHFVKMHG; the protein is encoded by the coding sequence ATGCGCGTCATCAACTTCAACGCCGGCCCCGCCGGTCTGCCCCTGCCGGCCCTCGAGCAGGCCCGGGAGGAGCTGCTCGACTTCCACGGCACCGGCATGTCCGTCATGGAGCACAGCCACCGGGGCAAGGACTACGAGGGCGTCCACGACGAGGCCGTCGCGCTGCTCACGGAGCTGCTGGGCATCCCGGACACGCACCAGGTGCTGTTCCTCACCGGCGGCGCGTCACAGCAGTTCGCCCAGGTGCCCATGAACTTCCTCACGCCGGGCGCCTCCGCCGACTACCTGATGACGGGCGTCTGGAGCGAGAAGGCCCTGGACGAGGCGAAGTACTACGGCGCGCCCCGCATCGCGGCGACCACCGTGCAGGCGGACAAGCGCTACCAGCGCGTCCCCAAGGCGTCCGAGCTCCAGCTCGACCCGAAGGCCGCCTACGTCCACCTGACGAGCAACAACACCATCTTCGGCTCGCAGTGGCACACCTTCCCGGACGTGGGCCGCGTGCCGCTGGTGGCGGACATGAGCTCCGACTTCTTGTGGAAGCCCACCGACGTGAGCCGCTTCGCGCTCATCTACGCGGGCGCGCAGAAGAACCTGGGGCCCTCCGGCGTCACGCTGATCATCGCCGCGAAGGACTTCATCGCGAAGGGGCGCAAGGACATCCCCAAGTACTTCCGCTACAGCACCCACGCGGAGAACAACTCGCTCTACAACACGCCCCCCACGCTGGCCATCTACCTGGTGCGCAACGTGCTCGCCTGGGTCAAGGGGCTGGGCGGCCTGCCCGCGCTGGAGCAGCGCAACCGCGAGAAGGCGGACGCGCTGTACGGCGCCATCGACAGGAATCCGGGTTTCTACCGGGCCCCGGTGGAGCGCGAGTCCCGTTCAGTGATGAACGTCGTCTTCCACCTCCCCACGGAGGAGCTGGATGCGGCCTTCGTCGCGCAGGCGAAGCAGGCCCAGATGGTGGGCCTCAAGGGCCACCGCACCGCCGGCGGCATCCGCGTGTCGATGTACAACGCGGTTTCGCCGCAGGACGTCAAAACGCTGACGTCCTTCATGGATCACTTCGTGAAGATGCACGGGTAG
- a CDS encoding chalcone isomerase family protein codes for MKKTLTAVLLSLTLATPVMAKDIAGVKYPDTATVNGKELKLNGVGLRKKAIFKVYTVGLYVETPSKDATQILNADEIKRVRMFMKRDLKKEQITEAIENGFKKNAGANLPKLQTRLDAFKAAIPAEIKEGEELILTYVPGKGTNVQTKGGQAIDVEGKDFADALFSVWLGKDPVDGGLRDGMLGKDD; via the coding sequence ATGAAGAAGACGCTGACCGCCGTGCTGCTGTCCCTGACGCTCGCCACGCCCGTCATGGCCAAGGACATCGCCGGGGTGAAGTACCCGGACACCGCCACGGTGAATGGCAAGGAGCTCAAGCTCAACGGCGTCGGCCTGCGCAAGAAGGCCATCTTCAAGGTCTACACCGTGGGCCTGTACGTGGAGACGCCGTCGAAGGACGCCACGCAGATCCTCAACGCGGATGAGATCAAGCGCGTGCGCATGTTCATGAAGCGCGACCTCAAGAAGGAGCAGATCACGGAGGCCATCGAGAACGGCTTCAAGAAGAACGCGGGCGCGAACCTGCCCAAGCTCCAGACGCGCCTGGACGCCTTCAAGGCCGCCATCCCCGCGGAGATCAAGGAAGGCGAGGAGCTGATCCTCACCTACGTCCCCGGCAAGGGCACCAACGTGCAGACCAAGGGCGGTCAGGCCATCGACGTGGAGGGCAAGGACTTCGCCGACGCGCTCTTCTCCGTCTGGCTGGGCAAGGACCCGGTGGACGGCGGCCTCCGGGACGGGATGCTCGGCAAGGACGACTGA
- a CDS encoding M13 family metallopeptidase, whose product MKRLALFAASCVLGVACKTAEPTPEPPRAPPPAPVAASAEPSPSAAAPAAPVPQGEPQMPPGLDAAVMDPSANPCDDFYAYACGGWLKSTEIPAERARWSRGFETVAERNQTVLRDILTRAAEGQGDGSPDDKRLGAFYGACMDEAQLEQSLPALRKHLTKLSTLKSPQDVASAVAWLHARDVNALFRVASDQDQKDSTQVIAVVDSGGLGLPDRDYYLKPDVKMREARAAYQAHVQKVFELLGDAPFMASRKATGILAIETRLATASLPKEERREPEKVYHRLERQGLKKLAPAFQWDTYFAQVGLPAGEALNVTQPKYFAEVSALVRQQRPSDMGPYLSYHLVRSVELALPKAVRDEFFRFESTVLTGAKADLARWKKCVEATDEALPHALARPFIARTFGEEGKATTLDMVQQIEQSFERNLDTLSWMDAQTKAQALAKVRKITNKIGYPDQWRRYDGLDIQRDAFLDSYLAASAFEQARQLRKVGQPVDLSEWFMSPPTVNAYYNPATNEIVFPAGILQPPFFNRDASAPVNFGAMGMVVGHEITHGFDDEGRQFDADGNLRTWWTPASDKAFRERVACVRKQYDGYTAVDEVKVNGKLTLGENVADLGGLKLAYAAMETYLAKHPDQAAKAASYRFTPGQQFFLAHAQSWCSKIRNEAARQRALTDSHSPAFLRVNGPVTNLPQFQQAFSCQAGAKMVAPAANRCEVW is encoded by the coding sequence GTGAAGCGTCTGGCCCTGTTCGCTGCCTCCTGTGTCCTTGGCGTCGCCTGCAAGACGGCGGAGCCCACCCCCGAGCCGCCCCGGGCCCCACCCCCGGCCCCCGTGGCCGCCTCCGCCGAGCCGTCCCCGAGCGCCGCCGCGCCCGCCGCCCCCGTGCCCCAGGGTGAGCCCCAGATGCCTCCCGGCCTGGACGCGGCGGTGATGGACCCGTCGGCGAACCCCTGTGACGACTTCTACGCCTACGCCTGCGGAGGCTGGCTCAAGTCCACGGAGATCCCCGCCGAGCGCGCGCGCTGGAGCCGGGGCTTCGAGACCGTGGCTGAGCGCAACCAGACCGTGCTGCGCGACATCCTCACCCGCGCCGCGGAGGGGCAGGGCGACGGCTCGCCGGACGACAAGCGGCTGGGCGCGTTCTACGGCGCCTGCATGGACGAGGCGCAGCTGGAGCAGTCGCTGCCGGCGCTGCGCAAGCACCTGACGAAGCTGTCCACGCTCAAGAGCCCGCAGGACGTGGCGTCGGCGGTGGCGTGGCTGCACGCGCGCGACGTGAACGCGCTCTTCCGGGTGGCCTCCGATCAGGACCAGAAGGACTCCACGCAGGTCATCGCGGTGGTGGACTCGGGCGGCCTGGGCCTGCCGGACCGGGACTACTACCTGAAGCCCGACGTGAAGATGCGCGAGGCCCGCGCCGCCTATCAGGCGCACGTGCAGAAGGTCTTCGAGCTGCTGGGCGACGCGCCCTTCATGGCGAGCCGCAAGGCCACGGGCATCCTCGCCATCGAGACGCGGCTCGCCACGGCGTCGCTGCCCAAGGAGGAGCGCCGCGAGCCGGAGAAGGTCTACCACCGGCTGGAGCGCCAGGGCCTGAAGAAGCTGGCGCCCGCGTTCCAGTGGGACACGTACTTCGCGCAGGTGGGCCTGCCCGCGGGCGAAGCGCTCAACGTGACGCAGCCGAAATACTTCGCGGAGGTGTCCGCGCTGGTGCGCCAGCAGCGGCCTTCCGACATGGGGCCGTACCTGTCCTACCACCTGGTGAGGAGCGTGGAGCTGGCGCTGCCCAAGGCGGTGCGCGACGAGTTCTTCCGCTTCGAGTCCACGGTGCTCACCGGCGCGAAGGCGGACCTGGCGCGCTGGAAGAAGTGCGTGGAGGCCACCGACGAAGCGCTGCCGCACGCGCTCGCCCGGCCCTTCATCGCGCGCACCTTCGGCGAGGAGGGCAAGGCCACCACCCTGGACATGGTCCAGCAGATTGAGCAGTCCTTCGAGCGCAACCTGGACACGCTGTCGTGGATGGACGCGCAGACCAAGGCGCAGGCCCTGGCGAAGGTGCGGAAGATCACCAACAAGATCGGCTACCCGGACCAGTGGCGCCGCTATGACGGCCTGGACATCCAGCGCGACGCGTTCCTGGACAGCTACCTGGCGGCGAGCGCGTTCGAACAGGCGCGGCAGCTGCGCAAGGTGGGCCAGCCGGTGGACCTCTCCGAGTGGTTCATGTCGCCGCCCACGGTGAACGCCTACTACAACCCGGCCACCAACGAGATCGTCTTCCCCGCGGGCATCCTCCAGCCGCCCTTCTTCAACCGGGACGCGTCCGCGCCGGTGAACTTCGGCGCCATGGGCATGGTGGTGGGCCACGAAATCACCCACGGCTTCGACGACGAGGGCCGCCAGTTCGACGCGGACGGCAACCTGCGCACCTGGTGGACCCCGGCGTCCGACAAGGCCTTCCGCGAGCGCGTGGCGTGCGTGCGCAAGCAGTACGACGGCTACACGGCGGTGGACGAGGTGAAGGTGAACGGCAAGCTCACCCTGGGGGAGAACGTGGCGGACCTGGGCGGCCTCAAGCTGGCGTACGCGGCGATGGAGACCTACCTGGCGAAGCACCCGGACCAGGCGGCGAAGGCGGCGTCGTACCGCTTCACGCCCGGGCAGCAGTTCTTCCTCGCGCACGCGCAATCGTGGTGCTCGAAGATTCGTAATGAAGCCGCGAGGCAGCGGGCGCTGACGGACTCACACTCGCCCGCGTTCCTGCGCGTCAACGGACCGGTGACGAACCTGCCGCAGTTCCAGCAGGCGTTTTCGTGTCAGGCGGGGGCGAAGATGGTCGCTCCCGCTGCGAACCGTTGTGAGGTCTGGTAA
- a CDS encoding GlsB/YeaQ/YmgE family stress response membrane protein has protein sequence MGICSWLVLGGIAGWLASIIKGTNARMGMFANIVAGIVGAMLGGWVFSFFGGHGVTGFNLYSLMVATVGAVILLSILQIIRR, from the coding sequence ATGGGAATCTGCTCGTGGCTGGTGTTGGGTGGTATCGCGGGTTGGCTGGCCAGCATCATCAAGGGCACCAATGCCCGGATGGGGATGTTCGCCAACATCGTCGCCGGCATCGTGGGCGCGATGCTGGGCGGCTGGGTGTTCAGCTTCTTCGGAGGCCATGGCGTGACGGGCTTCAACCTGTACTCGCTGATGGTGGCCACCGTGGGCGCGGTCATCCTGCTGTCCATCCTGCAAATCATCCGGAGATAG
- a CDS encoding PA0069 family radical SAM protein, translated as MKPRPVDNPPNPWASTAVEYLDEIPPARLEVYEDHSRSVVAKNDSPDVCFSWSVNPYRGCLHACAYCYARPTHQYLDFGAGTDFETRLVVKPQAPELLRETFERPSWKGETVVFSGVTDCYQPLEASLRLTRQCLEVCAEYRNPVGIITKGVLIERDLDVLQRLAGEARLSVSISLPFHNEELARAMEPLVATPKRRLATIRKLSEAGIDVAVSVAPIIPGLNDEDIARVLASAREAGATRAHYTLLRLPGPVQQVFEERLRAKLPLRADRVLHRIRETRGGELTDGRFKHRMRGEGLYAQTIHQLFAMSARKVGMRASAITEDAPDTFRRPTRPSRSPQLSLF; from the coding sequence GTGAAGCCACGTCCCGTCGACAATCCGCCCAACCCCTGGGCGAGCACCGCGGTGGAGTACCTGGACGAGATTCCCCCTGCCCGGCTGGAGGTCTACGAGGACCACAGCCGCTCGGTGGTGGCGAAGAACGACAGCCCCGACGTGTGCTTCTCCTGGAGCGTCAACCCGTACCGGGGCTGCCTCCACGCGTGCGCCTACTGCTACGCGCGGCCCACGCACCAGTACCTGGACTTCGGCGCGGGCACCGACTTCGAGACGCGCCTCGTCGTCAAACCCCAGGCCCCGGAGCTGCTGCGCGAAACCTTCGAGCGCCCGTCGTGGAAGGGCGAAACGGTCGTCTTCAGCGGCGTCACCGACTGCTACCAGCCCCTGGAGGCGTCCCTGCGCCTCACCCGCCAGTGCCTGGAGGTCTGCGCCGAGTACCGCAACCCCGTGGGCATCATCACCAAGGGCGTGCTGATTGAACGCGACCTGGACGTGCTCCAGCGCCTGGCTGGCGAGGCCCGGCTGTCCGTGAGCATCAGCCTCCCCTTCCACAACGAGGAGCTGGCGCGCGCCATGGAGCCCCTCGTCGCCACCCCGAAGCGGCGGCTGGCCACCATCCGGAAGCTGTCGGAGGCCGGCATCGACGTGGCCGTGTCCGTGGCGCCCATCATCCCGGGGCTCAACGACGAGGACATCGCGCGGGTGCTCGCCTCCGCGCGCGAGGCCGGCGCCACGAGGGCGCACTACACGCTGCTGCGGCTCCCCGGCCCCGTGCAGCAGGTGTTCGAGGAGCGCCTGCGCGCGAAGCTGCCCCTGCGCGCGGACCGGGTGCTGCACCGCATCCGCGAAACGCGCGGCGGGGAGCTCACCGACGGCCGCTTCAAGCACCGCATGCGCGGCGAAGGGCTGTACGCGCAGACCATCCACCAGCTCTTCGCCATGTCCGCGCGCAAGGTGGGCATGCGCGCCTCCGCCATCACGGAAGACGCGCCGGACACCTTCCGGCGTCCGACGCGTCCGTCCCGCTCGCCCCAGCTGTCGCTCTTCTAG
- a CDS encoding MFS transporter: MTTRAPHAGLTLFALAMGGFAIGTTEFASMGILPAFAAGLHIDEPTAGHVISAYALGVVIGAPVLAVLGARMSRRILLIALMAMFAIANGLSALAPTYGWMLAFRFLSGVPHGAYFGVAALVAASVVPRARRSQAVSRVLLGLTIATVMGVPFANTLSLLLGWRWTFATVAVLAVLTMVLVFALAPRDPPHPEASPLRELGALKRRQVWLTLGIGAVGFGGMFAVYAYLASTLLAVTGVSAEVIPAVLGVFGVGLTVGNLFGGWAADRFQMRAAGGLLLWSAASLALYPMATSHLWSITLVVFLVGCGGGLSSVLQTRLMDVAGEAQTLAAALNHSAFNVANAVGPWLGGMAVAAGLGWPSTGWVGCALALGGFVIWLMASADPQGTLEQAPHA, from the coding sequence GTGACGACGCGCGCCCCGCATGCCGGCCTCACCCTGTTCGCGCTGGCGATGGGCGGCTTCGCCATCGGGACGACCGAGTTCGCGTCCATGGGCATCCTGCCCGCCTTCGCGGCGGGGCTTCACATTGACGAGCCGACCGCCGGCCATGTCATCAGCGCCTATGCCCTGGGCGTGGTCATCGGAGCGCCGGTGCTGGCGGTGCTGGGCGCGCGGATGTCCCGTCGCATCCTGCTGATTGCGTTGATGGCGATGTTCGCCATCGCCAACGGCCTGAGCGCGCTGGCGCCGACCTATGGCTGGATGCTCGCCTTCCGCTTCCTGAGCGGGGTGCCGCACGGCGCCTACTTCGGGGTCGCGGCGCTGGTCGCGGCCTCCGTGGTGCCGCGAGCGCGACGCAGCCAGGCCGTCTCGCGCGTGCTGCTGGGACTGACCATCGCCACGGTGATGGGGGTGCCGTTCGCCAACACGCTCAGCCTGCTGCTCGGCTGGCGTTGGACCTTCGCCACGGTCGCGGTGCTGGCGGTGCTGACCATGGTCCTGGTCTTCGCCCTGGCGCCCAGGGATCCACCCCATCCGGAGGCCAGCCCCCTGCGCGAGCTGGGGGCGCTCAAGCGTCGTCAGGTGTGGCTCACGCTGGGCATCGGGGCCGTTGGCTTCGGAGGCATGTTCGCGGTCTACGCCTATCTGGCCTCCACGCTGCTCGCGGTGACGGGCGTCAGCGCAGAGGTCATCCCCGCGGTGCTGGGTGTCTTTGGCGTGGGGCTCACCGTGGGCAACCTGTTCGGGGGCTGGGCCGCGGATCGCTTCCAGATGCGCGCGGCGGGCGGCCTGCTGCTGTGGAGCGCGGCCTCGCTCGCGCTGTACCCGATGGCGACCTCCCACCTGTGGTCCATCACGCTGGTGGTCTTCCTGGTGGGCTGCGGCGGCGGACTCAGCTCCGTGTTGCAGACGCGGCTGATGGACGTGGCGGGGGAAGCGCAGACGCTGGCCGCCGCGCTGAACCACAGCGCCTTCAACGTCGCCAACGCGGTGGGCCCATGGCTCGGGGGCATGGCCGTGGCGGCCGGGCTGGGCTGGCCGTCCACGGGGTGGGTGGGCTGCGCGCTGGCGCTGGGAGGCTTCGTCATCTGGCTGATGGCGTCGGCGGACCCCCAGGGGACGCTGGAGCAAGCACCGCACGCGTGA
- a CDS encoding SDR family oxidoreductase, whose amino-acid sequence MSIRNVIVVGGTGDIGRAVVHKLRAEGLRVLCAANDVVTETPDTLHVDVTREHSVKSLFDRAEVGLEGPLSVLVNCTGVGVFTPLHETSLEDWSRCLDVNLTGTFLCAREAFRRMKPRGGGRIIHIGSVSDHLTLPMNGAYAATKHGVRGLTGVLNEEGKELGIRATLLSLGAVYTSFWKSRPEFSPADMLSVEDVAQCIWEIAIKPPNVRVDEVRLLPPRGVL is encoded by the coding sequence TTGAGCATCCGGAACGTCATCGTTGTTGGAGGGACCGGCGACATCGGCCGCGCCGTCGTCCACAAACTGCGCGCGGAGGGCCTGCGCGTGCTGTGCGCCGCGAACGACGTGGTGACGGAGACCCCGGACACGCTGCATGTGGACGTCACCCGCGAGCACTCCGTGAAGTCGCTGTTCGACAGGGCGGAGGTGGGGCTGGAGGGTCCCCTCTCGGTCCTGGTCAACTGCACGGGCGTCGGGGTCTTCACGCCCCTCCATGAGACGTCCCTCGAGGACTGGAGCAGGTGCCTCGACGTGAACCTGACCGGGACGTTCCTGTGCGCGCGTGAGGCCTTCCGCCGGATGAAGCCCCGAGGCGGTGGTCGCATCATCCACATCGGGTCCGTGAGCGACCACCTCACGCTGCCCATGAACGGAGCCTACGCCGCGACCAAGCATGGGGTGCGTGGGCTGACCGGCGTCCTGAACGAGGAGGGCAAGGAGCTTGGCATCCGCGCCACGCTCCTGTCCCTCGGTGCCGTCTACACCTCCTTCTGGAAGTCCCGGCCGGAGTTCAGTCCCGCGGACATGCTCTCCGTGGAAGACGTGGCCCAGTGCATCTGGGAGATCGCCATCAAGCCCCCGAACGTGCGGGTCGACGAGGTCCGCCTCCTCCCGCCCCGCGGAGTCCTCTGA
- a CDS encoding SDR family NAD(P)-dependent oxidoreductase produces the protein MEAQPKAPVAVVTGASRGIGAAIATVLARNGFEVALLSRDAFALAQLQEQLIAAGGRAWPLVCDVANKDDVTSALDQLEARLGVPRVLVNNAGMGGPFHRVDEVSVAEWDLLFGVNVEGVRNLCHWALPRMKAAGYGRIVNIASIMGLFGGAQSSTYAATKHAIVGYSKAIAAEWGAYGITCNAVCPGYIETEMLAKAPPDSRQRLLERIPVKRFGTPEEVAGQVAFLVGPFGGYVNGSSLVMDGGLSSHLASDLPPF, from the coding sequence ATGGAGGCGCAACCGAAGGCCCCTGTCGCCGTCGTCACCGGGGCCAGCCGCGGGATTGGCGCGGCCATCGCCACCGTGTTGGCACGCAACGGGTTCGAGGTGGCGCTGCTGTCTCGTGACGCCTTCGCGCTGGCACAGCTCCAGGAGCAGTTGATCGCGGCAGGGGGCCGCGCATGGCCGCTGGTCTGCGACGTCGCGAACAAGGACGACGTGACCTCAGCGCTCGACCAGCTCGAAGCGCGGCTGGGCGTGCCCCGGGTGCTCGTGAACAACGCGGGCATGGGTGGGCCGTTCCATCGCGTGGACGAGGTGAGCGTCGCTGAATGGGACCTGCTGTTCGGCGTGAACGTGGAGGGCGTGCGCAACCTGTGTCACTGGGCGCTGCCCCGCATGAAGGCCGCAGGGTACGGCCGCATCGTGAACATCGCGTCCATCATGGGGCTCTTCGGGGGGGCGCAGTCGTCCACCTACGCGGCCACCAAGCACGCGATCGTGGGCTACTCGAAGGCCATCGCCGCGGAGTGGGGGGCCTACGGCATCACCTGCAACGCGGTCTGTCCTGGCTACATCGAGACGGAGATGCTGGCGAAGGCGCCCCCCGACTCACGCCAGCGCCTGCTGGAGAGAATCCCCGTGAAGCGCTTCGGAACGCCGGAAGAGGTCGCGGGCCAGGTGGCGTTCCTCGTCGGGCCCTTCGGCGGCTATGTCAACGGGAGCAGCCTGGTGATGGACGGTGGGTTGTCGTCGCATCTGGCCTCCGACCTGCCCCCGTTCTGA
- a CDS encoding erythromycin esterase family protein: MRYFLLLLPLLSACASTSRSAPAQEAVALSDADRIVRDLCDKRLALLGEEAHHGSARTLSFKVELTRRLVEECQFDAFFIEAGTYDFLRIQALLKEGQPVSQETVADAIGWMWANQEMTPLIPFLTERLNAGTLVAGGIDDQINRGTYAQREMWRDLIPFLEGPRQAECGTALERHMTWKYDEAHPYTPESAQFILGCWKELESVLSRPGAAATPKAQGQLQMARNMVRFSARVSAEKTRALTQTAGTRDWLGYNDRDHSMFMNLEWLLSQSPTPRKAIVWLATIHAARDLTGLDTDDRHAIPVGSYVHEKFGTQAFVLGFSAGSGSHSLGSSGRTYAIAPARADSIEGEALSGHASDTRYLDGSQLRALGPRVARPLSYVWATASWATVMYGLLIFREETLPHPLPR, translated from the coding sequence ATGAGATACTTCCTGCTCCTGCTGCCTTTGCTTTCGGCTTGTGCCTCCACCTCCAGGAGCGCACCCGCGCAGGAGGCCGTGGCGCTCTCCGACGCAGACCGGATCGTTCGCGACCTTTGCGACAAGCGGCTGGCCCTGCTCGGCGAAGAAGCCCATCACGGCAGTGCCAGGACCCTCTCCTTCAAGGTGGAGTTGACCCGCAGGCTCGTGGAGGAGTGCCAATTCGATGCCTTCTTCATTGAGGCAGGCACCTATGACTTCCTCCGCATCCAGGCGCTGCTGAAGGAGGGCCAGCCCGTCAGTCAGGAGACGGTCGCCGACGCGATCGGCTGGATGTGGGCCAACCAGGAGATGACGCCCCTGATTCCGTTCCTCACCGAGCGGCTCAACGCGGGAACGCTCGTCGCTGGAGGGATTGATGATCAGATCAACCGAGGCACCTACGCGCAGCGCGAGATGTGGCGGGACCTCATCCCCTTCCTGGAGGGCCCGAGGCAGGCCGAGTGCGGGACGGCCCTCGAGCGGCACATGACCTGGAAGTACGACGAGGCCCACCCGTACACGCCGGAGTCCGCGCAGTTCATCCTGGGCTGCTGGAAGGAATTGGAGTCCGTGCTCTCCAGGCCCGGAGCGGCGGCGACCCCGAAGGCCCAGGGCCAGTTGCAGATGGCCCGCAACATGGTGCGGTTCTCCGCCCGTGTATCCGCCGAGAAGACCCGGGCCCTGACGCAGACGGCCGGGACCCGAGACTGGCTCGGCTACAATGATCGCGACCACTCCATGTTCATGAACCTGGAATGGCTCCTGTCCCAGTCCCCCACGCCCAGGAAGGCCATTGTCTGGCTCGCCACCATCCATGCGGCAAGGGACCTCACGGGCCTGGATACGGACGACCGTCACGCGATTCCCGTCGGGTCCTATGTCCATGAGAAGTTCGGGACACAGGCCTTCGTGCTTGGCTTCTCCGCGGGCTCCGGGAGCCATTCGCTGGGCAGCAGCGGTCGCACCTATGCCATTGCGCCCGCGCGCGCCGACTCCATTGAGGGCGAGGCGTTGTCTGGCCACGCCTCCGACACCCGGTATCTGGATGGGAGCCAGCTGCGTGCCCTCGGGCCCAGGGTGGCCCGTCCCTTGAGCTACGTGTGGGCGACGGCCTCCTGGGCAACGGTCATGTACGGGCTGCTGATCTTCCGGGAGGAGACCCTCCCGCACCCGCTGCCCCGCTGA